In Halobaculum sp. XH14, a single genomic region encodes these proteins:
- the gvpA gene encoding gas vesicle protein GvpA, producing the protein MVETGANTSSLADVLDRVLDKGIVIDIWARVSVVGIELLTVEARVVAASVDTFLQYAGEMAKIERAEDSGELEDLRELEVTGSGS; encoded by the coding sequence ATGGTAGAAACCGGAGCGAACACGTCGAGTCTCGCTGACGTTCTCGACCGTGTGCTCGACAAAGGGATCGTTATCGACATCTGGGCGCGCGTGTCCGTCGTCGGTATCGAGCTACTGACCGTCGAGGCACGCGTCGTCGCGGCCTCCGTCGACACCTTCCTCCAGTACGCGGGTGAGATGGCGAAGATAGAACGCGCGGAGGACTCCGGGGAACTGGAGGACCTCCGCGAGCTCGAGGTCACCGGCTCGGGCTCCTGA
- the gvpO gene encoding gas vesicle protein GvpO, halophile-type, giving the protein MATKQDTTQCRALTEDGERCTRPAGEDGFCYQHGPEDETVDDAEGGDDAANADREAEVQATDGGDGSGGQSSVRTGAGDGDVSGLMDVRVHVEAITSDVVGAPLDRIIEIERRDDEGWLVVIEAVERNAIPDTEDLLGRYAIRLDQDGAVDGYRLRERYRRGSDIDDG; this is encoded by the coding sequence ATGGCAACCAAACAGGACACGACGCAGTGTCGCGCGCTCACCGAGGACGGCGAGCGCTGCACGCGCCCGGCCGGCGAGGACGGCTTCTGCTACCAGCACGGCCCGGAGGACGAGACCGTCGACGACGCCGAGGGCGGCGACGACGCCGCGAACGCCGACCGCGAGGCCGAGGTGCAGGCGACCGACGGCGGCGACGGGAGCGGCGGCCAGTCGAGCGTCCGGACCGGGGCGGGTGACGGCGACGTCTCGGGTCTGATGGACGTGCGGGTCCACGTCGAGGCCATCACGTCCGACGTCGTCGGCGCCCCGCTCGACAGGATCATCGAGATCGAGCGGCGGGACGACGAGGGCTGGCTGGTCGTGATCGAGGCCGTCGAGCGGAACGCCATCCCCGACACCGAGGACCTGCTGGGCCGGTACGCCATCAGGCTGGACCAGGACGGCGCAGTCGACGGCTATCGGCTCCGCGAGCGCTACCGCCGCGGCTCCGACATCGACGACGGGTAG
- a CDS encoding GvpL/GvpF family gas vesicle protein, giving the protein MSSDHLYLYGVTDATDLRFETDAVAGAPEVRTVSHGPLSGIVSDIDTTDPERTDEDVERHDEVLRDVLTGDGDRTVVPMRYGMAFKSGRTLKNLLREARPVLRRSLREVEGTVELGVKVLADAEGEADREAVREAAGRFDDASERRDDDELFSDRLVVNRSYLVDRDDVPAFDDAVEAFRGAFGDDVVVQYSGPWAPYSFVDVHIGVDR; this is encoded by the coding sequence ATGTCGAGTGATCACCTGTACCTGTACGGCGTCACCGACGCGACCGACCTCCGGTTCGAGACCGACGCGGTCGCGGGCGCCCCGGAAGTACGAACCGTCTCCCACGGCCCGCTGTCGGGCATCGTCTCGGACATCGACACCACCGACCCCGAGCGCACCGACGAGGACGTGGAGCGTCACGACGAGGTGCTCCGGGACGTACTCACCGGCGACGGCGACCGCACGGTGGTTCCGATGCGCTACGGGATGGCCTTCAAGAGCGGCCGGACGCTGAAGAACCTCCTCAGGGAGGCGCGTCCGGTACTCCGTCGGTCGCTCCGGGAGGTCGAGGGCACGGTCGAACTCGGGGTGAAGGTGCTCGCGGACGCGGAGGGCGAGGCCGACCGCGAGGCGGTCCGCGAGGCGGCCGGGCGGTTCGACGACGCGAGCGAGAGGCGCGACGACGACGAGCTGTTCAGCGACCGCCTCGTGGTGAACCGCTCGTACCTCGTCGACCGCGACGACGTCCCGGCGTTCGACGACGCGGTCGAGGCGTTCCGCGGGGCGTTCGGCGACGACGTCGTCGTCCAGTACAGCGGCCCCTGGGCACCGTACAGCTTCGTCGACGTCCACATCGGGGTGGACCGATGA
- the gvpG gene encoding gas vesicle protein GvpG — protein MTFLLDDLLLKPFVTVLDVLQTMAVEELYDVEAIRNDLKENQLLYELGERPESEYERRKAELEADLDTAEAAREQYANKQLEVRS, from the coding sequence ATGACGTTCCTGCTCGACGACCTCCTGTTGAAGCCGTTCGTGACGGTGCTGGACGTGCTGCAGACGATGGCCGTCGAGGAACTGTACGACGTCGAGGCCATCCGGAACGACCTGAAGGAGAACCAGTTGCTGTACGAACTCGGCGAGCGCCCCGAGTCGGAGTACGAGCGCCGCAAGGCGGAGCTGGAGGCCGACCTCGACACCGCCGAGGCGGCCCGCGAACAGTACGCGAACAAGCAACTGGAGGTGCGCTCATGA